One genomic region from Gossypium hirsutum isolate 1008001.06 chromosome D13, Gossypium_hirsutum_v2.1, whole genome shotgun sequence encodes:
- the LOC107919398 gene encoding alanine and glycine-rich protein-like, whose amino-acid sequence MANLFIGALIQYVADKKHEVFQGVERECGGKNKGIEGTAVGIVGTEGMLGRGGSLLANVVGSGGSAPGFGRLETDGNGGKEKEIEGIAIGIVGTEGMLGRGGSPLGNVVGSGGSAPGNGNDGRDGVRRLGEDGKLCV is encoded by the exons ATGGCCAATCTTTTTATCGGTGCTCTG ATCCAGTATGTAGCAGATAAAAAACATGAGGTATTTCAAGGAGTAGAACGAGAATGTGGTGGAAAAAATAAAGGAATAGAAGGAACTGCAGTTGGGATTGTGGGGACTGAGGGAATGCTTGGCAGAGGGGGTAGTCTTCTTGCCAATGTGGTAGGAAGTGGAGGAAGCGCCCCAGGGTTTGGGAGATTAGAGACAGATGGCAATGgtggaaaagagaaagaaatagagGGAATTGCAATTGGGATTGTGGGGACTGAGGGAATGCTTGGTAGAGGGGGCAGTCCTCTTGGCAATGTGGTAGGAAGTGGAGGAAGTGCCCCAGGCAATGGGAATGATGGTCGGGATGGCGTTCGGAGATTAGGGGAGGATGGCAAACTTTGCGTTTGA